The following coding sequences lie in one Fusarium poae strain DAOMC 252244 chromosome 1, whole genome shotgun sequence genomic window:
- a CDS encoding hypothetical protein (BUSCO:15937at5125), with amino-acid sequence MGREKRNLPAAVAGGPKERHRRAQRSQFDHAAPVPAGFVAKPALPKTTKHHSYFEFVENKDKKKKLEFQITTKKTPPPGFEFVPAGNPELTTACKELSREKDAMIFIVSNAKDTSTSNVLSHQVHRIGHHVRETIVDEARASLGQSIEDMLPATRGAPEPIPESQAEYDAQVDAALRDLFPRIPNTDRQMIIEHAFRRDPTNKNEKEKVGFSEDITLARRVQLAVLAHIRHTHTRYDTLLRETSWQNARKVVENLCLDTLVKWRGDEESGRDQLDEILREVVVISDSEGEESGNESDSSIEEVFYQPANPISSRPVQHISGQAGPGHHQSPRLSLGAKGPVTPKPKAKVKKVKRKTSAEKKGQRGFKRYQAWQDAIDRNRNAPDSAPESPRVPATQRTHGPPPAALVSMDDPLPPASQLRLVSGAGPAPYENGYVGKPQYPANGHFISSGPQVARKVKSPFYEPQPSTRQSASTVADRLQDMLVQSIEPVSPNTMKPSFVRAVPPRGQGFRNEPPQSSSIQRPAIITSPSRRMDMRDEPPQVSRPIPIERLAYGQRPYDFPVRAPSPQPRVGIPSASSHHYDTRSRGVQHPARILVSRRPYDEAQRFGDRDTPVVMEDRGGFFERVPVRSSGDIVMSTRDERVPEYRRDVPEVPVVPDDHRATWQEEPRLLRAGRSNADIDMIPISRVPLESRQRPVVTEHRAIPYPVSAPRAQSDIRSYFEPGPHLVRYNPPPAPEPRAIINDPMAPRYETVREIRHEERVPETLQQWEPVHRYYRDAPPITEDRRRPPPSQSRRPEDVVVLE; translated from the exons ATGGGGAGAGAAAAACGAAACCTGCCCGCGGCTGTGGCAGGTGGCCCAAAAGAGAGGCATAGACGAGCCCAAAGATCTCAGTTTGATCACGCAGCACCTGTGCCCGCAGGATTTGTTGCCAAGCCAGCTCTGCCAAAAACAACCAAACACCACTCGTACTTCGAGTTTGTTGaaaacaaggacaagaagaagaagcttgaaTTTCAG ATTACCACAAAGAAAACACCCCCTCCTGGTTTTGAGTTTGTTCCCGCCGGCAATCCTGAACTAACGACAGCATGCAAAGAACTATCTCGCGAGAAAGATGCCATGATCTTTATAGTTTCG AACGCAAAGGATACTTCTACTTCGAACGTCCTATCACACCAAGTTCATCGCATTGGGCATCATGTCCGAGAAACGATAGTCGACGAAGCGCGTGCCAGCTTGGGACAGTCCATAGAAGACATGTTACCGGCCACTCGCGGTGCCCCTGAACCTATTCCTGAGTCTCAAGCGGAATATGATGCACAAGTTGACGCCGCTCTACGCGACTTATTTCCGAGAATTCCAAACACCGACCGTCAGATGATTATCGAGCACGCTTTCAGACGG GACCCCACCAACAAAAAcgagaaagagaaagtaGGCTTTTCAGAAGATATCACACTGGCCCGACGAGTTCAACTGGCAGTGCTTGCTCATATTCGTCATACTCACACGAGGTATGATACCCTACTAAGAGAGACTAGCTGGCAGAACGCTCGCAAAGTCGTCGAGAATTTATGCCTTGATACCCTCGTCAAGTGGCGAGGAGATGAGGAGAGTGGTCGGGATCAGCTAGATGAGATCTTGCGAGAAGTCGTCGTGATATCTGATTCCGAGGGTGAGGAATCTGGTAATGAGTCCGACTCGTCCATCGAAGAGGTGTTTTACCAGCCTGCAAATCCCATTTCCAGCAGACCTGTGCAACACATTTCTGGCCAGGCCGGCCCTGGTCATCACCAATCTCCTAGGCTCAGCCTCGGCGCAAAAGGACCTGTCACCCCTAAGCCGAAAGCAAAGGTGAAGAAAGTCAAGCGTAAGACTTCGGCCGAGAAGAAAGGTCAACGTGGTTTCAAGAGATATCAAGCATGGCAAGATGCCATCGACCGAAACCGCAATGCTCCAGATTCTGCTCCAGAATCACCTCGAGTGCCTGCCACCCAACGCACACATGGCCCACCGCCTGCTGCTCTGGTTTCTATGGATGATCCCTTGCCACCAGCCTCTCAGCTGAGGCTTGTGTCAGGTGCCGGACCTGCCCCTTATGAGAATGGCTACGTTGGCAAACCTCAGTATCCTGCAAATGGCCATTTTATAAGCTCTGGGCCACAAGTTGCCCGTAAGGTAAAGTCTCCATTTTATGAGCCTCAACCTTCCACGCGTCAGTCTGCATCCACGGTGGCAGACCGGTTACAAGATATGTTGGTGCAATCAATCGAACCAGTGTCCCCTAACACTATGAAACCTTCATTTGTGCGTGCAGTACCACCTCGAGGACAAGGTTTCAGGAACGAGCCGCCTCAGAGTTCTAGTATCCAGCGTCCGGCCATCATAACCTCTCCATCACGGCGTATGGATATGAGAGATGAGCCTCCGCAAGTCTCGCGTCCAATACCAATTGAACGCTTGGCCTATGGACAAAGACCCTATGACTTTCCTGTACGAGCCCCTTCTCCTCAACCGAGGGTTGGCATTCCTAGTGCGTCCTCGCATCACTATGATACACGGTCTCGTGGAGTGCAGCATCCTGCAAGGATTCTAGTAAGTCGTCGACCATATGATGAGGCGCAAAGGTTTGGCGACCGTGATACTCCCGTTGTAATGGAAGATCGTGGTGGGTTCTTCGAGCGAGTTCCAGTACGCTCTAGTGGAGACATCGTGATGTCAACCCGTGATGAAAGAGTTCCAGAGTATAGGAGGGATGTTCCCGAAGTACCTGTCGTCCCAGACGACCATCGGGCTACCTGGCAAGAAGAACCCCGATTATTGCGGGCCGGCCGGAGCAACGCAGATATTGACATGATTCCGATCAGCCGTGTGCCTCTGGAAAGCCGGCAACGCCCCGTCGTAACGGAACATCGGGCCATACCTTACCCCGTATCTGCACCAAGAGCCCAAAGTGACATAAGATCATACTTTGAGCCTGGGCCGCATCTCGTTCGCTACAACCCCCCGCCTGCACCAGAGCCTCGTGCAATCATAAATGATCCCATGGCACCACGATACGAAACAGTACGCGAGAT TCGTCATGAAGAGCGAGTACCCGAAACCCTCCAGCAATGGGAGCCAGTACACAGATACTACCGGGATGCGCCTCCTATCACAGAAGACCGCAGGCGACCTCCACCCTCGCAATCGCGTCGGCCGGAGgatgttgttgttcttgagTAA